Part of the candidate division KSB1 bacterium genome is shown below.
CAATTGGCCGCGAGTGTTGAATCCAAAGATCACTTTTCCGCTGAACGAGGAAAATCTGCGCCGCGTGGAAAAGGCTGAACAAATGAGCTTGCAGCAAATCAAGCGCGCCATTTTAGATAATCCTGATGATATTGCTGCGATCATTATCGAACCGATCCAAGGAGAGGGCGGTGATAATCATTTTCGAGCCGAATTTTTCAAGGAACTAAGGATGATTGCGGACGAAAACGATCTCTTATTGATCTTCGATGAAGTGCAATGCGGCATGGGAATTAGCGGCAAAATGTGGGCATATCAGCACTTTGGCGTAACACCTGACATTGTCGCGTTCGGCAAGAAGTCGCAGGTTTGCGGTATCATGGCGAGCAGAAAAATTGACCTGGTGGAAAACAATGTGTTCGTCGAATCAAGCCGCATTAACTCGACCTGGGGCGGCAATCTCGTCGATATGGTTCGCTGCCAACGGTATCTCGAGATCATGGTTGAGGAAAATCTGTTAGAAAATGCCACCAAAGTCGGCGCCTATTTCTTGGAAAAACTGTTGGAATTACAAAATAAATTTCCTCAGTTGCTTTCCAATATTCGAGGTCGTGGCTTGTTTATCGCGTTCGATCTCCCAGCAGATTTTATCCGGGATCAATTCATTCGGGAAGCCAGAAAAAGGGGGATGTTGGTGTTGAAATGTGGCGAACGATCGGTGCGATTTCGGCCCGCATTGAACATCACCCCACAGATCGTGGATGAAGCGATAGGCATCATCGATGCCACCTTGTTATTCATCACAAAAAAAGTAAATGCCATCGGCATTCAAGGAAAAGGAGAGTTATAATTGCATTGACGCTGGTTTCTTCAGGAAAATTGTATTTGGTCAGTACGCCCATTGGAAACTTAGAGGATATCACGCTTCGGGCGATCCAGGTCCTGAAGCAAGTAGATCTAATTGCAGCCGAGGACACTCGGCATTCATCGGTTCTTTTAAACCATTACGGTATTACAACGCCAACCACCAGCTTCCATGCGTTCAATATCGCGAAAAAGACACCGGCACTGATCCAAAAATTACTCCAGGGACGATCTATCGCCCTGATCTCCGATGCTGGGACGCCAGGCATTTCTGATCCAGCTTATCATCTGGTTCGCGAAGCAATTGCGAATAATATTGCGATCGAGGCCATTCCTGGCGCCACGGCGCTCATCCCAGCGCTAGTGATTTCTGGTTTGCCAGCTAACCGATTTGTATTTGAGGGATTTCTGCCGACCAAAAAAGGTCGACAAAAGCGGTTGCAAGAATTAGCTGACGAACAGCGAACAATGATCATCTATGAAGCTCCTCATCGGTTGCTCAAAACGCTGAACCAGTTGCTCGCTGTTTTCGGAAATCGTCGCGTGGCAATTATCCGAGAATTGACAAAGAAATTCGAGCAAGTTTACCGAGGGACATTGGCGGATATTACGCTGAACCCAGATCAATTGGTCCTCAAAGGGGAGTTCGTGGTGGTCATTGAAGGAAAGGGTAGAGAAAACGATCAGGAAACGGCGGCCAGTAAACAGTGATTAGTTAGTCAGAGAGAAATGAAGGGGAATTTTAGGGAATCATTATGATATGCGAGGGAAGAACCAAAATCCTTGCATCGGGTAAAAATCATCGCAAAGTGTACGCTTGATCATTTTGAATAATATTGTGGTTTGAGCATAAATTCGCTTTCAAGAGCATGTTTCGTTCGGAAGCATTATCATCTAATTTAATTCTGCTAAAAATCACTTGGTAAATTGTGACCATCAAGACGGGTGAAAATTGAAAATAAGAATTGTGTTTTTGCCAGATTGGCTTAAGAATCTCTATCTTCGGCTGATAACGCCAGTGATCGATTTTTTTATCAAGCGAAGGCTAAATCCGAACCATTTTACCACGCTTGGTTTTCTACTCAGCGTCCTGACCGCCTATCTGTTCGGTTCTGGATTTCTGAGGACTGCGGGGATCATCATGCTGATTTCTGGCACCTTCGACATTATCGATGGCAAAGTTGCCCGAGCCACCAATCGAGTGACGAAATTCGGTGCGTTGTACGATTCGACACTGGACCGATATTCTGAGGTGTTTATTTTTTTCGGCCTCGCCTATTACTTCGTAAATGACAAATGGGCAACAGCCCCGATGCCGCTATCTTTATGGAACTTAACTTTCGAGAGCTTCAATCTTTCCCTGGTTAGCATCATCGCTGTTTGTATGGCGCTCGGGGGCTCGGTGATGACCAGTTACGTTCGCGCGCGTGCCGAGGGATTGGGTCTGGAATGCAAGGTCGGCTGGATGCAACGGCCAGAGCGAGTGGTTTTCATCGCATTCGGTGCGATCTTTCATAAGCTTTTGCTGATCGCTGCCTTAATTTTGGTGGCAATTTTTGCCAATCTCACCGCCGTGCAGCGGCTCTACCACATCTGGGTCACGGACAAAGAAGCCCGCAAAAAATTGATCTCTGAATAGTTTCCGCTCTGATCAATTCATATTAGAGCTTTTGCGGGCATAATCATTTTGCCTTTTCAATAGAACTGATACCGAAGAGGCTGATTTGCAGGGCAAATTGATTGATTCAACTTTTGCTATCGCTGGATCATCAGCCAAGGGGATGACGGCTAAATTTTCCCGATCGATTCTTTAGTGCGAATTGTTACCTAAAAAATAACCAATCAACTGCTGTCAATATGACATTGCTTTTTGAATGAAATGAGAATATCAATTGATTTGATATCGTTTCATAAAGTTTTTTCGCTGGATGCTCGGATCAAAATCAAGGAATCAGAGAAAATCTGCGTTATCAATAAAGAGCATCTTAGTTCCATCAAGCTTGATCAAATTGAATTTGCTTTTTAGAATGCTATGTTGAAATCTTCATGTTGTTAAGCATGATGAAGATTTGGAGTGAACATTTCATTCGAAAATGATTATCCCATGCTTTAAGTTTAGGAGGGGGGCGCTATATGTTGATCAACATGTGCAAATCAAAAATCCATCGGGCGACCGTAACCGATGCCAATTTGAATTATGAGGGCAGCCTGACCATCGATTCGAAATTAATGGAGGCTGCCGACATTTTGCCATTTGAAAAGGTCCAGGTGTTGAACATCAATACTGGAGAGCGGGCTGAGACCTATGTGATTGAGGGAGAACCCGGCTCGGGCACGATTTGTTGCAACGGCGCGCTGGCCAGAATGGTGCAGATCGGTGATCTGGTCATTATCGTTGCTTATGCATTGATGTCCCCAGAGGAGGCAAAACAGTACGTCCCGAAAATTGTCCATGTAAATCAATCTAATCAGATCTTAGATTGAACCAGAAAATACAGGCGATTGATGGCTTCAACAATATCAACTCACTTTGAGAGGCAGTATGCTAATCGAGAGGCGTACATTTTTGATCATAAAAATGCGATGATTTTAAATTCATACAGGCGATTTTGACCTGACCGCACTTCAGCTCCATGAATTAAACCATGGTAATTTAGCTTGAAAGAGAACAGATCCGGGCAGATCAAAATTGTCAGCTAATTAATAACAGGTGAACCAGGAGGGAATAAGTGAAGAACATGGTAAATATTGAACAGCCGAAAGGCAAGCTTGGCATTCTTACGCCAGGGATGGGTGCTGTGGCGACGACGTTCATCGCTGGCGTGATGGCGGTGAGACGAGGGATTGCAAAACCAATTGGATCTTTGACTCAGATGGGGACGATTCGACTGGGGAAGCGGACTGAAAAGAGGGTGCCAAAAATAAAGGATTTTGTGCCATTAGCGGATTTGAACGATTTAGTCTTTGGTGGCTGGGATATTTTTGAGGACAATGTTTATGAGGCCGCCCTCAAGGCTGGCGTGCTGCAGACTGATTTACTGAACCAAGTGAAAGATGATATTGAAAAGATCGGACCCATGCCAGCGGTGTTCGATCAAAATTACGTCAGAAAGCTGCATGGCACTTATGTGAAAAAGGCCAAAACCAAGTACGATTACGCCCAACTGCTTATTGAAGACATACAAAATTTCAAGAAATCGAATCAGCTTGATCGAATGGTGATGATTTGGTGCGCCAGTACTGAAATTTATTTGAAGCCGCAACCGATTCATGAGACGCTGAGCGCTTTCGAGCAGGCGATGAAGGACAATCATCCTGGAATCGCTCCGAGCATGATTTATGCTTATGCAGCGATCGCAGCTGGGGTGCCATTTGCGAATGGGGCGCCAAATCTAACCGTGGATATCCCCGCTCTGATTGAATTTGCCCGGGAACGACAAGTTCCGATCGCTGGGAAGGACTTTAAAACTGGGCAAACGCTGATGAAGACCATCATCGCTCCTGGGCTCAAAGCGCGATTGCTGGGTTTGCAAGGCTGGTTTTCTACCAATATCCTGGGCAATCGCGATGGCGAGGTGCTCGATGACCCTGAGTCCTTCAAAACCAAGGAGGAAAGTAAACTTTCGGTTTTAGAATACATATTGCAACCTGAAGTTTACCCCGATCTATATAAAAAATTCTATCACAAGGTCCGCATCAATTATTATCCGCCGCGAGGCGATAATAAAGAGGGCTGGGATAATATCGACATTTTTGGGTGGTTGGGCTATCCGATGCAGATCAAGGTCGATTTTCTGTGTCGGGATAGCATCTTGGCAGCGCCTATCGTTTTAGATTTAGCTTTATTCATGGATTTGGCCCAGCGCTGCAAGATGAAAGGGATTCAAGAATGGCTGTCTTTTTATTTTAAAAGCCCGATGGTTGCCCCAGGCCTTTATCCCGAACATGATTTGTTCATCCAATTGATGAAGCTCAAAAACACGCTGCGCTATTTGAAAGGCGAGGAGCTAATTACTCACCTGGGATTGGAATATTACGATTAAGCGAGGATCTCAGTGGGTCATGGGTCGCCATTAAAAAATATTCTCAAAACCTCTCTGCCAGCGGTGATTGACCTATCATCACAAACGATCATGTTCACGATCGAGGCGATTTTGATTGGCCGGATCAGTACCGCTGCCTTTGCTGGTCAGGGACTGGCGATCCAGGTGATCATTTCGTTTTTGACCATATTGATTACCTTTATCGTTGGAAGCTCTTTGATCGTCGCCCGTCACCTCGGGGCTGAGGAACGCCGGGAGGCGAATCACGTGTTTGGTCAGGCGTTGATGATCAGCATTATCATTTCGTTCCTATTTGCCCTGATCTGGTTCTTCGGCGGGGTGCATCTTTTCAAATTGATCGAAGAGAGTGGTTCCATCGAAGCTCAGCGTGCCGGGGTTAGCTATTTGAGGATTGTGGCGTTGTTCGCCCCAATCATCATCACGAATTTCACGGCGGTCGGCGTGATTCGCGGGGCAGGGGATACCCATCTATCGATGTTGGTGAATGTCTGCATCAATGGGCTGAACCTGATTCTTGCCCCGCTATTTATCTTCGGCTGGTTCATGTTCCCCAGATGGGAAGTGGAAGGGGCTGCTATCGCGTTGGGCATCTCCCATTCGGTCGGATTTTTGATCACTCTCTATATTTTGCGAACCAGAAAAGGTTCACTGTTTTTATCGTTTCGCGAATTAACGAGGCCCAATTTTCAGACGTTTAAACGGCTGCTCAACGCCGGGGTGCCCACGACGGTCGAACAATTGGTCTGGGCGATCGGGATGTTGATCGTATCAATTTATGCCGCCAGATTGGGAGAAAAATACCTGGCGGCTCATATCGTTTTGATCCGCATCCAAAACATCCTTTCGATGGCTTACCTGGGCTTTAGTCTGGCAGCCATGACGCTGATGGGCAAAAACCTCGGAGCCGAGAAACGAAAATTGGCGGAACGAACCGCTAAAACCGCTGGCTGGGTTGGATTTGTGTTTTCGCTATTCGTTGCCATTGTCTTGGCGCTATTTTCGCGATCCGTTCTGTATTTCTTCACTCCAGAACCAGCAGTTTTGGCCATTGGCGTTAATGCGATGATCGTGTTCGCGATCGTTCAAGTCCCCAAAGCTGTTGATAGCGTCGTGATCGGAAATCTTCGAGGAGCTGGGGACTTGAAATGGCTTATGTATATGACCATGATTGGAGTTTTTATCTTTGAGATTTGTTTAAATTGGATTGTTGCCTTTCACACCAGCCTGGCGCTGACTGGATTATGGCTTACTCACTTATTGGATGAGTCTTTGAGGTTACTTGCCAATTATTGGAGATTCAAAGGCGGTCGCTGGAAATTCCTGAAAGTTTAGCCTCATATTTCTCATCTTCCGGCTCTATCACAAGCTGATTTTGGCGCATCAGGTCTTAAAACAGAGAAATGGAGTTTGATTCAGCCCAATGCTATGGCCCGAAATTTCTCTCCAAGATTGAACGATCAGATTAAATGAAATTGAAATTTGTTCATCGAGCCATTATTGGGCTATGAAAGAGAAGATCTTGAGTCATTCGCAAAAATCCGGCTCCCAATCAACGGAGGAGATAGAAATAATTCATGGTTTCGTGAAGAGATGAGATGGCACTGACCATAGGGGATTTTAATGGGCCCTTGGCGCATATGCCAATTGGTTTAAGGACATCGGTAACTCATGATTTAAGCGTTCTGCATGGGAAAAATCGGAGTGAAATAAAAGATCGAATATGTTGTAAGCGTTGGGTGCATTTTTTAACCCCAGCTCGAAACAACGGCAATTGCAGAATTGGATTCAAACTCTCAAAGGAGGTTGGTATCTGGGGCTCAATTCGATTATCGTCATTGGTCTCATGGATGCAGCGCTGCCAACTTGGGTCTTTGAAAACTGGAATTGAACAAAATGATGACTGGCAAATTGATCACTTTTGAGGGGATTGACCTCTGCGGCAAATCGGTTCAGATCGAGCAATTGGTCGCAAAGCTTCATGACAGAAATTATCCATTTTTATTATTACGCGAACCGGGTGGAACACTCATTGCAGAAAAGATCCGGGATACGCTGTTGAGTAAGGTCCCAGAGCCCATGAATCCGATTACCGAATATCTGCTCTATTCTGCAGCGCGGGCACAATTGGTGCAGGAGAAGATCATTCCAGCGCTGCAGCAAGGGCGTCTCGTGATTTGCGATCGATTTTTTGACTCATCTACGGCTTATCAGGGCTATGGTCGGGGAATTGACCTCGATTTTGTGGAGCGGACCAACCGATTTGTCACCCAGGGGATAGTGCCAAATTTGACTTTTTTGATCGATATTGACATTGATGAAATGGAGCAGCGCAAGAAAAGGATGAATAAGCAATTGGATCGTATGGAAGATCAGGATCGTACTTTTTTTGAACGAGTGAGAAACGGATATTTTGAGATCGCGGCGAAACAGTCGGAACGATTTCGCATCATTGATGGTAAAAGCACTATTCAAATAATTGCCGATGAAATTTGGGCGCAAGTAAAACGGATCGTAGCGCTCAACGAGTAATTGGCCTATTGGCAGCAACGCCAGGGATTCGAATCATGATACTATTCAGAGGAGGTTACGATGAATAGTTATAAACATTATCTGTCGTTGGCCATTGTTGTGGCATTGATTGGCGTAGTGATCCTATTCGGTGGCTGGGTCTCTCGCGGGGCCAACGTATCCAAGCCAGATTTTTACTTTGAGATCGATAAAAACCTCAAGTTGTTCGGTAAAGTCTATGAAGAGATCGCTACTCGATATGTGGAAGAGATAGATCCTGAGAAATTCATGAAGTCTGGCATTAATGGGATGCTGGACAATTTGGATCCCTATACAGTTTTCGTGGAGCAGGAGGGGAACAATGAGCTTCAGATTATGACCAAGGGGAAATACGGGGGCGTCGGGATGCGCATCGCCAAGCGAGAGGGATGGCCGACTGTAGTGGAGCCACCGTTCGAGGGCACACCGGCGGCAAAAGCTGGGATCCGCGAGGGAGATCAAATCATCGAGGTCGATGGCGTCGCTACTAACAATCTCTCCATTTCTGAAACAGCGCAACGGCTGCGCGGTGAAATTGGTACTGCTGTGAATATCAAGATTCGACGCGTGGGTGAAGAAAAGGTATTGGAATTCCGACTTATTCGCGCTGAAATTAAGATCAGCGATGTGAGTTATGCTGGCTTTGTGAAAGACAAAATTGGTTATGTGCGATTGGGTCAATTCTCTCGCTTTGCGGGAAAGCAGGTTCGAGATTCCATCGCCGTGCTGAAAAGCAAGGGCATGGAGGCCCTAATTCTCGATCTGCGGGGCAACCCAGGTGGCCTGCTGGAGTCCGCAGTCCAAGTGGCCGAAAATTTCGTTAAGCAGGGAGACTTGATCGTTTATACCCGAGGGCGAGCCACAGGCACCAATGTCGAATATCGCTCCAAAGAGACTCCGATTTGGGGGGATAAGCCGTTAGTTGTTTTAGTGGACGAATACAGTGCCTCCGCATCTGAAATCGTTGCCGGCGCGATTCAGGATTTGGATAGAGGATTGATCATCGGTTCGCCCACGTTTGGCAAAGGCTTGGTCCAAACTGTCGTTCCTTTGGATCGGGAAGGCACCTCATTAAAGATCACTACGGCTAAATATTATATCCCCAGCGGCCGTCTGATCCAGAAACCAGATTTTATCCGATCAAAAGAGATTTTGTATGGCTATGATAGCAAGAAGGATTCATTGAGCAACGTTGAGCCCGACCAATTCTACACAGTTGGAAAACGTCGGGTGCATGGCAAGGGTGGCATTGTCCCCGATATCAAGATCGCTTCAGAAGAGATCTCTCCATTGGTGGCGAATCTGACCATGAAATCGATGTTCTTCAATTTTGCGCTCGAATATGCCTCGAGCCACAAGTCGCTGAATACCGATTTCGTTATTGATGATAGCATTGTTGCTGATTTCAAAAAATTTCTGAAGGCCAAGGATTTCAGCTATAAAACTCGGAGCGAGATGAAACTTGAGGAATTGATCAAGGTTCTTAAAGAAGAAAAATATTCGAGTGCAATGGAGTCATCATTAGAACAATTGAAAAAAACGCTTCAAGAGGCAAAAGATCAGGACTTTCAGCGGGATCTCGAGACCATCAAATGGAATTTAAAAGCCGAGATCGCGGCGAAGCTTTGGGGAACACCTGGAAAGTATCAAGTGGAATTTCAATGGCACCCAGAGATCAAAAAGGCGGTTGAAATTCTATCGAATGATCGAGAATATTTTTCATTATTAAGCAGCAACGTAGATATTAAATAAGCCAATGATCATTCTCAATATTTAATTGGTGAACATCAAAATTGAAGCCCAAACTGCCGCACTTATGAAAAAGCTCAATAGCGATTTCCATCTTGTTTTGGGGCCTAATCATGATTCAAGCTTGTTCAAGGCAGCTATGTTTGAATTGCAAATAAAAAAGGCAATGCAAGTATTTTGTCAATAATGTATCACGTTTCATCTATAAAAGTCAAATAGCGAATTTGGTAAAAAATGTTAGGGAGAACGGTTAATGGGTAAAAAGTATGTCTATTTTTTTGGAGAAGGAAAAGCTGATGGTAATGCTAACATGAAAGAATTGTTGGGTGGCAAAGGTGCTAATCTGGCTGAGATGTGCAATTTAGGCATTCCAGTCCCACCCGGCTTCACGATTACCACTGAGATGTGCACTTATTATTATCAGAACAACAAGCAAGTTCCAAAAGAATTAGAAAAAGAAGTTGATGATGCAATTGCCCGAGTCGAGAAAATCATGGGCGCAAAATTTGGAGATCCAGAAAATCCATTGCTATTTTCGGTTCGATCCGGTGCCCGCAGTTCGATGCCAGGAATGATGGAGACGGTTCTCAACATCGGTTTGACCACCAAAACCATTCCAGGGATGATCAAGCAGACCAAAAATGAGCGTTTTGTGTACGATGCGTACCGTCGCTTGATTGCCATGTACTCGGATGTGGTGATGGAGAAAGCTGAAGGGATTGAACCAGCGGACGGCCATGGGATTCGGGAGCAATTGGAACATGAGCTGGATCGCATGAAGCAGGCTCGGGGATACAAATATGATACAGATTTGACAGCTCAAGATCTAAAAGAGCTGGTTGAAATTTACAAGGCGAAAGTGAAAGAAGTATTAGGCAAGCCGTTCCCAGATGATCCTCGGGAGCAACTATGGGGCGGTATCAAAGCGGTATTTCAATCATGGATGGGCAAGCGGGCTATCTCTTACCGTCGTATTGAAGGGATTCCCGACGATTGGGGGACTGCCGTGAACGTTCAGGCCATGGTATTCGGCAATATGGGCGATGACAGTGCTACGGGCGTGGCGTTCACCCGAAACCCGGCGACGGGTGAAAATGTGTTCTACGGTGAGTGGTTGCCCAATGCCCAGGGTGAAGATGTCGTTGCTGGGATACGGACGCCCAATCCGATCAACCGGGCTGGCAAAACGGAAGACACTCAGCACCTTCCGAGCCTGGAAGAGGTCATGCCGGAGCTGTACAAGCAGCTCGATAGCATTCAGAAGAAATTAGAGCGGCATTATAAAGATATGCAGGACATCGAGTTCACCATCCAAAAAGGCCGTTTATGGATGTTGCAGACCCGAGTTGGAAAGCGGAACGGTCCAGCAGCGGTCCGAATGGCGGTGGAGATGTGCCAGGAAGGCTTAATCGACAAGAAGACGGCATTGATGCGCGTGAAACCATCGCAATTGGACGAACTGTTGCATCCGATGCTAGATCCTGAGGCTGAGAAAAAGGCCAAGGAGTTGGCGAAAGGTTTGCCAGCAGGGCCCGGCGGCGCCAATGGCATGATCGTTTTTACAGCCGATGATGCAGAAGCTTGGGCCAAGCAGGGCAAAAAGGTGATCTTGGTGCGCAACGAGACCTCTCCAGAAGATGTCCATGGTATGCACGCTGCGGCTGCCATTTTAACGGCGAAGGGTGGTATGACCAGCCATGCGGCATTGGTTGCGCGCGGCTGGGGTAAGTGCTGCATCGTTGGATGTAGTGCGCTGCAAATCGATTTGGCCAATAAACAGTTGAGCGTCAACGGGAAACTGTTGAAAGAGGGCGATTGGATCTCGTTGAACGGGACGCGCGGCCGCGTTTATGAAGGGAAACTGCCCTTGGTCGAACCCGACCTGGAGCATAACCAGCTCTATCAGCAACTGATGAAGTGGGCTGATGAAGTCCGCGAACTGGGGATTCGCACCAATGCGGATCGACCTCAGGATGCGGCACAGGCGCGTGCTTTTGGTGCTGAGGGAATTGGATTGTGTCGGACCGAACACATGTTCTTCGACCCGGAACGGATTATGGCCATGCGCGAGATGATCGTCGCTGAGAACGAAACCGACCGCCGAAAGGCAGTGATGAAATTGTTGCCGTATCAGCGTAATGACTTTTACGGGATCCTCAAAGCTATGCATGATCTTCCTGTGACCATCCGGTTGCTCGACCCGCCGCTCCATGAGTTCGTCAACCTCGATGAGAGACAAATCAAAGAGTTGAGCAAACAATTGGGGATCACCGAGCAGAAGCTGAAAGCCCGCATTGAAGCCCTTCATGAGTTGAATCCAATGCTGGGCCATCGTGGCTGTCGCTTGGGCATTGCCTATCCAGAGATCACAGAAATGCAGGCTCGGGCGATTTTTGAAGCGGCCGCCGATCTCACCAAAGAGGGCGTAAAAGTCTACCCCGAGGTGATGGTGCCTTTAACTGGGATTTACACAGAGTTTGATCATCAGAAAGCCATTATTGACCGCGTCGCCAAGGAGGTCATGGAAGAAAAACAGGTCAAATTTAGCTACATGGTGGGTACGATGATCGAAATCCCGCGGGCTTGCGTCACTGCTAACGAGATCGCTCGAACGGCCGAGTTCTTCTCATTTGGTACCAACGACCTCACGCAGACCACCTTTGGATTTTCCCGAGATGATATCGGTAGCTTCTTACCTTATTATCTGGACCATAAGATTCTGCCCAATGATCCTTTCCAGACCCTGGATCAGAACGGCGTGGGACAGCTCATCGATATGGGGGTCAAGCGGGGACGTTCAGTACGGCCAGATCTCAAGATCGGCATTTGCGGTGAGCACGGTGGCGATCCAGATTCTATCGATTTCTGCCATCGTGTTGGCATGAACTACGTCTCTTGCTCGCCATTCCGTGTACCGATCGCGCGACTGGCAGCGGCTCATGCCGCCATCAAAAATGGGCCTCAGAAAAAGTAATTGGTGATCGATGTTTGGATTTGCAGCGGTGGTTAGTTTCGAATTCGAAAGCTACCACCGCTTTTTTTGTTCTGAGCCAGAATCAATCACGAGGATCTTATTCTACACAGGGACCAAATTGTGGACTTGTGTTTATCAATTCTGCAAGCACAGCAACCCCATTCTGCGCATTATAAGATGCCTGCATTCGCAGGCATGACAGCTTCTTATGCTCTAGTTTGCAGATGTCCATTTTTGTATTAAGCTGGATTCGAACAATATGCGGCAATGCATGCCCGCTCAGTTAAAAACGCTATGACCTAAAATAGGCGACACGAGATAGAGGTGGGGCCATTTCGCGGGGAGGAATTGTTGAAAGGTAGTCTTATAAATTTACTGTGAGGTCTTATTGTATGGACTTATCGAAAATCGCGCATATCGGTGAAGATTTTCAAGAATACACCAAATATCAGTATTTCTTCAGCCCGAGCGATATGAGTCGAGGGATCCCGGTCCCTCAAGCCGAAAAACCGATCCCGCCAGATGTCCCTCAAGTCGCTCTTCCAAAAACCGAACCATTGCTCTCCAAATTTGGAAAAGAAATTTTCTTTATAATCAAACAGCGGCGATCGAGGCGGGATTATTTGGAAAAACCACTCAGCCTGGAGCAACTATCGCTATTGCTGTGGGCCACTCAGGGGCTACAGCAGGCTGGTTATGGTTATACCTTGCGAACTGTTCCATCGGCCGGGGCGCGACATCCCTTGGAAACCTATTTGCTGATAAATCATCTTGAACAATTGCAGTCTGGCCTGTATCGTTATTCTCCCTCGCGACATGCAGTGATCCAGTTGAGGAATGATCCTGCGATTGTAGATCATTTAACAGAAGCTTGCCTTGGGCAGGAGATGTTCAGGACGTGCAGTGTAGCTTTTATTTGGACTGCCGTGATCCAGCGCAGTCGTTGGAAATATCAGCAGCGCGCCTATCGTTATATTTATCTGGATGCAGGTCACGTTTGCCAAAATCTCTATCTTGCTTGTGAAGCATTGAAATTGGGCTGTTGCGCCGTGGCGGCATTTGATGACGATGCTGTGAATCGCTTGCTGGAAGTCGATGGCAAAGAGGAATTTGCCATTTATTTGGCGACTGTGGGAGCTGTGTAGCGATATTAAAGAATCGAGCGTTTCGGCATAGGGCGAGAGACTTTGTGCGCTTATCGTCCCTCGCCACATGCCTTATTTCCATATGCGTTGAAGCAGCGGATTAATTATCAAGATCCCACTTTTGGTGATGAGACCCATATTGCCACGCGTTTGGTTATCTGGTGTTGTTTTTTAGGAGAATGATCCTTCAAGTTCATCAATGGTCTTTGGGATCGGCCTGCCCAACACCCGATGGCCTTTCGACGTCACCAAAACGTCATCTTCAATGCGGATGCCTCCAAAGCCAATGGTCGCTTCAACCTTGTCGTAGTTGATGAATGATTTATGTCTCCCTTCATTTTTCCATTGGGAGATCAATTCCGGCATGAAATAGATACCTGGCTCAACCGTA
Proteins encoded:
- the lat gene encoding L-lysine 6-transaminase, encoding MSKITPKDVIPILSRHMLIDGFEIIVDLKNSSGSYLVDERDGKKYLDFFTFFATLPVGINHPKLLTPEFKEKLLTAAINKPSNSDFYTVAMAEFVDTFVRVAMPESLPHLFFIDGGALAVENALKTAFDWKIRMNFQKGYTREVGTQVIHFQQAFHGRSGYTLSLTNTADPRKTMYFPKFNWPRVLNPKITFPLNEENLRRVEKAEQMSLQQIKRAILDNPDDIAAIIIEPIQGEGGDNHFRAEFFKELRMIADENDLLLIFDEVQCGMGISGKMWAYQHFGVTPDIVAFGKKSQVCGIMASRKIDLVENNVFVESSRINSTWGGNLVDMVRCQRYLEIMVEENLLENATKVGAYFLEKLLELQNKFPQLLSNIRGRGLFIAFDLPADFIRDQFIREARKRGMLVLKCGERSVRFRPALNITPQIVDEAIGIIDATLLFITKKVNAIGIQGKGEL
- the rsmI gene encoding 16S rRNA (cytidine(1402)-2'-O)-methyltransferase, encoding MTLVSSGKLYLVSTPIGNLEDITLRAIQVLKQVDLIAAEDTRHSSVLLNHYGITTPTTSFHAFNIAKKTPALIQKLLQGRSIALISDAGTPGISDPAYHLVREAIANNIAIEAIPGATALIPALVISGLPANRFVFEGFLPTKKGRQKRLQELADEQRTMIIYEAPHRLLKTLNQLLAVFGNRRVAIIRELTKKFEQVYRGTLADITLNPDQLVLKGEFVVVIEGKGRENDQETAASKQ
- a CDS encoding CDP-alcohol phosphatidyltransferase family protein gives rise to the protein MFLPDWLKNLYLRLITPVIDFFIKRRLNPNHFTTLGFLLSVLTAYLFGSGFLRTAGIIMLISGTFDIIDGKVARATNRVTKFGALYDSTLDRYSEVFIFFGLAYYFVNDKWATAPMPLSLWNLTFESFNLSLVSIIAVCMALGGSVMTSYVRARAEGLGLECKVGWMQRPERVVFIAFGAIFHKLLLIAALILVAIFANLTAVQRLYHIWVTDKEARKKLISE
- a CDS encoding aspartate 1-decarboxylase, producing MLINMCKSKIHRATVTDANLNYEGSLTIDSKLMEAADILPFEKVQVLNINTGERAETYVIEGEPGSGTICCNGALARMVQIGDLVIIVAYALMSPEEAKQYVPKIVHVNQSNQILD
- a CDS encoding inositol-3-phosphate synthase → MVNIEQPKGKLGILTPGMGAVATTFIAGVMAVRRGIAKPIGSLTQMGTIRLGKRTEKRVPKIKDFVPLADLNDLVFGGWDIFEDNVYEAALKAGVLQTDLLNQVKDDIEKIGPMPAVFDQNYVRKLHGTYVKKAKTKYDYAQLLIEDIQNFKKSNQLDRMVMIWCASTEIYLKPQPIHETLSAFEQAMKDNHPGIAPSMIYAYAAIAAGVPFANGAPNLTVDIPALIEFARERQVPIAGKDFKTGQTLMKTIIAPGLKARLLGLQGWFSTNILGNRDGEVLDDPESFKTKEESKLSVLEYILQPEVYPDLYKKFYHKVRINYYPPRGDNKEGWDNIDIFGWLGYPMQIKVDFLCRDSILAAPIVLDLALFMDLAQRCKMKGIQEWLSFYFKSPMVAPGLYPEHDLFIQLMKLKNTLRYLKGEELITHLGLEYYD
- a CDS encoding MATE family efflux transporter → MGHGSPLKNILKTSLPAVIDLSSQTIMFTIEAILIGRISTAAFAGQGLAIQVIISFLTILITFIVGSSLIVARHLGAEERREANHVFGQALMISIIISFLFALIWFFGGVHLFKLIEESGSIEAQRAGVSYLRIVALFAPIIITNFTAVGVIRGAGDTHLSMLVNVCINGLNLILAPLFIFGWFMFPRWEVEGAAIALGISHSVGFLITLYILRTRKGSLFLSFRELTRPNFQTFKRLLNAGVPTTVEQLVWAIGMLIVSIYAARLGEKYLAAHIVLIRIQNILSMAYLGFSLAAMTLMGKNLGAEKRKLAERTAKTAGWVGFVFSLFVAIVLALFSRSVLYFFTPEPAVLAIGVNAMIVFAIVQVPKAVDSVVIGNLRGAGDLKWLMYMTMIGVFIFEICLNWIVAFHTSLALTGLWLTHLLDESLRLLANYWRFKGGRWKFLKV